GATTATCATCCTAACTCTAACATTTTCAGAAAGCCCAAGCCTACCAATATCATTAGGCAGCATAGATTGTTAAACCTTCCTTGCAGAACTTTGAACCATTGTTCCCAGTACTGTTCTCTGGATTTGGATAGAATAATTAATCTTTCTTTGATCTGAGAGTAGAACAAAAGGTAAGAATTTGGCTTCTGGATGCAGAAAAACATGGGTGAAAGTCCTAAcctattatttattaagcatgtgATTTTAACAACTGTAGAGttgttatgagaaataaaacatacatacaaaGCTCTTAGCACAATGTCTAACAGTTCTTAACTCCTAGTATTATTGGGGTTGTCTTTCAGCCATTTGAATACTATGATTACTCCATTCCCTATACCCCTCTTGCTTCCTCAGATCTTCCCTCAGCTTTTTCTCTCAAAATCacaacaatattattaatatatcctctGCCCAAAACAGCAGGCTGAAGCATACTACTTATGTGTCAGTAGCCTTATACCcccacatgcactcacacacaaaTGTCGAGTGATCTCAAGCAGACCAGGAAATGTAAAGTATCTCCTCAGGGAACCACTGCACTGACTTGTTAGCAAGAACAAGCCACAGGACTTGACTGGATTTTTTCAGAAAGACTACATTTGTGGGACAGAAGTAGAATATGCTGGAGAAGTGCTGGGGAAGTAGGCAGTGAAGAGCCCCTCCAGGTGAGGGAGAATAGGCAAAGGATTTGTTTTTGCTGTAGGAGACAACCCAGAGCTGCTGTAAGCCACATAAGTTTTGTTTGGCTCAAAAAATATCTTTGGTCTTTGCTTTGAAATGGCTCctgacatttacattttaataaaaatcctgATATTTGGTTTTCTTGGGAAATTAGAGGATCCAAACAGCATTGGGCCCCAATTCCTATGTGCCAGCAATTGGTTAGAGGTGAGGAGTGGGTACCTTTTTTATGTGGAATATGCCTTCTCTATTTGACTATaaccataaatatttttcctttgccttccagTTGGAGACTGAGGAAACCAAGGTGGTAGTTCAGGGCATATCATTAAAAGATGaactctgggccgggcgtggtggctcacgcctgtaatcctagcactttgggaggccgaggcgggcggattgctcaaggtcaggagttcgtaaccagcctgagcgagaccccgtctctaccaaaaatagaaagaaattaattgaccaactaaaaatatatatacaaaaaaaaaaattagccgggcatggtggcgtatgcctgtagtcccagctactcgggaggctgaggcagaaggatcgctgagccccggagattgaggttgctgtgagccaggctgacgccacggcactcactctagcctgggcaacaaagtgagactctgtctcaaaaaaaaaaaaaaaaaaaaaaaaaaaaaagatgaactctGGAAGCAGACAGATCTCAGTTTGAATCCCTATTTTGCCTCTTCTTAGTTGCGTGACATGTGCCAatcacttgacttctctgagccctcTTTTTTTTCACCTATAGAATGAAGATAAtacagctgggtgcagtggttcacacctataatcccagttctttaagaggccaaggcaggaggatcacttgaggccaggggtttgagaccagcttgggcaacataaaaatgtctctataaaaaaattaaaaattagctaggcatggtagcatgtgactatagtcccagctacttggtaggttgaggtgggaggatcttttaagcccagaaattcaaggttacagtgagctatgagcatgcCACTGCACTCGAGCTAAAAGCATGAAATAGCCAATTCCCTTCCTTAGGGCTTTTCTTACATAGCCCAAACTCATCAGCTTAGGGTGTAGTGTCCCCTTTTATCCCTGAAGAATATGAGACCCATTCATCATTTGTCTTCTTATTCGACAGGCAGGCCCGATGCCCAAACACATTGCATTCATAATGGATGGGAACCGTCGCTATGCCAAGAAGTGCCAGGTGGAGCGGCAGGAGGGCCACTCACAGGGCTTCAACAAGCTGGCTgaggtgggtgtgggtggcagaGCCCAAAGTGAACAGTCTTTAGAGAAGTCAATCATGGCTAGAAAACCAGGCCCTGAGTTTGCTGTggttaaaaagtgttttttatagTGGTTTCATTGTTTTGTTGCTTGCTTGCAAGTTATTGATCTTATAATGACATTAAAAAAGTAATCATCCCCCGGGTGCcgcggctcatgcctataatcctagcactctgggaggccgaggcgggtggattgctcaagctcaggagtttgaggccagcctgagcaagagcgagacctcgtctctactaaaaatagaaagaaattaattggccaactaaaaatatatagaaaaattagccgggcatggtgatgcatgcctgtagtcccagctacttgggaggctgaggcaggaggatcacctgagcccaggagtttgaggttgctgtgagctaggatgatgccacagcactctagcccaggcaacagagtgagactctgtctcagaaaaaaaaagtaatcatcCAATGAAGTAGcacaaaatatcagaaataagaacaaaattgcTTCTTTCTATCACCTTTATAAATTAAGTTTATATAATCCTATGCCTCATCTAGTCCTTTACCTAAGGTGGCAATGGATTTGTTTGCTTATATGTCTATTAATGGATTAGAGAGGTAACTCTTCAGCTTTGTTTCTTTGGTTCTGTTCAAATGTATTCTATAACCTCCAGCTCCCCATCTCAACATTGCTATTCTCAACTCCAGCTTGTTCTCCACCTTGATTAGTAGTGAGTTAGAACAGTCCCAAAGGACCATGTTTGagtttcattcacttatttttattttattttattattattattttaggagGACAAcacatttagtttattttaatcaaatcacAACACTTTTCTTTTCCAACTGCTGCAAAGTGCATCTACAATTTTCTATTACAGATCCACTTTAAAAAGGTTTTCTGTGACATTACAGCAAGCCTCTTTTTCAAACAGAGGAATAATCCCAAATTCTTCCTCAAATAAAAACTCCATTCCAGTAAATGGCAAATACATGAAATTACAGTAAGCCAGGCACTTAAAAGGACAGCCAAGGAGTCTTCCAACAGTCTATTATAAAGaatgtagacatttaaaaaaatccccattGTCATGACCATAAATTGAGGTTTTCAGCCCTGGGataagctgaaaaaaaaagaaataaaaaacccaatAGTGCATTAACATTTTTTCACTTACTTGCCATACTGACAGTGCAAATACAAATCCGGTCTAAATGTATAGATTCTCAAGCAACGATGTACAACTTTTTTCATCCTCCATGCTAAGAGATGTAAAAGCTTAAGGGCCAAACAATACCAAATATAAACCCTTTGCAGACTATTAAATGCTAACAGCTGTCCagttgcttttattcttttaatgcaTCAGCCTCTCAATTTATCAGAATAATGAAGTTATGCTGTAAtaccttgtgtttttttattgtttgttagCCACCTTGTGAGGGATGGACTATgatcctgttttttgttttgtttttttttgagacagagtcttgctttgttgcccagggtagagtgagtgccatggcatcagcctagctcacagcaacttcaaactcctgggctcaagcgatcttcctgcctcagcctcccgagtagctgggactacaggcatgcaccaccacgcctggctaactttttctatatatattagttggcccattaatttctttcttatgatcctgttttacagataaggaaacttaggcccagagaggttaaaaggTTTGCCTACCATCACATGGTAGGTAGTGCATGATGGACTCAGGGACTAGAACCTAGGTCTTTATATATTCAGTGAACAGTTCTTTCCAGTAAACCACAGTGACATCAGCATTCACTAagatcatatttttcatttttttttaatagtgactTTCTGCTTATTTAGTTCATTATTTTGACATAAACACTGATGTTATCCTAGCTTTTACCCAGGTTTGGAGAGGAGAAAAGTCTACCTCCCATCTCTAACTCTGAGTCAGGGCTGAAATATCTCTTATTTCCCTTCTTGCTCTTCCCTGTATCCTAGCTCCTTGCCTTCTTCCCTCTTAGACTCTGCGCTGGTGTTTGAACCTGGGCATCCTAGAGGTGACAGTCTACGCATTCAGCATTGAGAACTTCAAACGCTCCAAGAGTGAGGTAGACGGGCTGATGGACCTGGCCCGGCAGAAGTTCACCCGCTTGATGGAAGAACAGTAAGATGCTATCAGGGGGAGAGCTTGTTCTTCTACCACCCAGTCTCACCCTAACCCTCCCAACTCTGTTATCTGAAGCTTATTTAAGGGACTTCAAATCCTTTTAATATTAATTAGATGTTTTTAGTGACAAATATCAGAAATGCAAGCTAgtttgtcttcctccccttcttctccttccttccctccctctgttcCCTCCTTTCctacctttcttcccttcctccctttcttccctgccttttctttctttctttttggcatTTATCTGAGGATCTTGAAGTATTTCACAGAATTCAAGGTCAAGTACAGCCAGCCTCAAGCAAAACTAAAACCAGGAATTAAAATCCATTAGGTAGAAACTCTTCATATATttacttccttctctctctgcagACCAGCTTTCTCTACTTCAAAAGAGTAGCCCAGAATGAATTAAGTCCCTTAATTGGCCCACTTTCTATCAAATTTCTACCCAAGAACCAATGAGCTGTGGCCAAGGGAATGGAGTGAAAGAAACATTGAGGAATTCATTTTCTCTGCATAATGATCACTAAAAGTTACTATTCTGCCACTGCAGAGTCTCTTGGGAGGATGGGATGGTGCATAAGTGGCTTTTATGGGGAAGTGTCAGTACTGTTCTTAGCTGTAGCTTCAGTACCATTTTTAGCTGTCATTAAGTTTAGGCTTAACTTAGGGAACAAAGCTAGAAACGTGCAAAGAGGAAGTTCTGTGGATATTGTTCACTTGAAAGTgtggagccctcaccagaattgcCCCAGAGTCACTATTATAACTGATGTGTACCTAGCACCTACCTATACCAGGACTGGGAAGATGAGAAAACAGCAAGCCTAAAACTCCAGTGAAGATGGGCCTAGAACGACAGGTGGGGGAGAGGATAGCCAGGCCTCTTTCTGTCTATATTAGGATGGTGGAACTCTGGGCCACAGACATTGCTCCCTAGTCCCTAGCAGAGCCTATGCAGCTCAGAGTTTACACCAAAGGGCCTGGGGATGGGGGACACATCCCATGTGTCCAAATTCTTCTTACtgaggctgggtacggtggctcatgcctgtaatcctagcactctgggaggccgaggcgggcagattgctcgaggtcaggagttcaaaaccagcctaagcaagagcgagatgagaccccgtctctactataaatagaaagaaattaattggccaactaatatatacagaaaaaattagccgggcatggtggcgcatgcctatagtcccagctactagggaggctgaggcagcaggattgcttgagcctaggagtttgaggttgctgtgagctagactgacgccatggcactcactctagcctgggcaacaaagcaagactctgtctcaaaaaaaaaaaaaaattcttcttactGCACATTAATCTTAACCTTTcttaagtgcttactatgtaccagcctgaaatatattctaatttaatagtCACATTATCCCATGAGAAAGGTATTATTAACctaaataaaaaccagaaaagttAAGGTATATATCCTGGGTCACACAGCTATCAGACAGGCAGAGCCAAAGTATGTACCTAGGTCCTTCTGGCTCTAGAGCTGAGCTATTGTATACTATGCTATGAGAGACAGGCCACATTCTTAAAATTCCTGCATGATCAAAGTGCTTCGCAGTAGAGTTGCTAGTGAGATTGCTTTAATCAGTCAGTAGTAGAGAAAATGgtctcatttaatcatttatcATGAAGTTCTGGTCAGcggaagaaaaaaattcatgctggcacagtggctcatgcctgtaatctcagtgctttgagaggctgaggcaggaagatcacttgaggccaggagtttgagaccagccttggcaacatagtgagaccctgtctctacaaacaattttaaaaattagctgggcatggtggtgcacacctgtagatgaatacttcagcccaggagttcaaagttacagcaagctatgatcatgccactgtactccagactaggcaacagaacaagaccctgtatctaataaaaaaagtagaaaagacacCACAGAGGTGCTTTGCCAATAATGTGCTATAGAACCCCAGAGTTCTAAGGGAGTGGATGTGAAAAAAACCTGTCAGAAGTGGGGCATAGGGTGCTGGTTTgcatttatccattttatatgtTGGACCTTCATATAGGATTTGATTTGAAGAAAGAGTTCTTTGGCTAGAAGAAAGTTGTAAAATCACTGGTTTAGTTCAAGTTCATCAGTTGGGAAACTGAGCCCTAGAGAAGAGAAAGGCTTGCTCATGTTCACACAGCAAGCTAGCAGCAGAGCCAGGTTGGGAACTCAGATCTTCTGGCTCCTCCCCAGGGCTTTTGCCATTCCTTCTCCTATACAGACCTCCCCAAAATCTTGCACCTGCTGTCTGAGAGTAAGCACTCTCATGTACCTATTCTCACTTAACACAAGCCTGTGAGGATACTGTTGCAGGGGCAGTGGTCACTCTCAGTTTACAAGCATTGAGGGGCGGGTAGATCTTGAGGCTCAAGAGAGACCAAGTGTTGACGCAAGGTCTCTAGTAAGTGGGGGCATTAGGACTTGAATCTAGATCTTGTTATTCAGATATTTGCCTTGATTGGACTATATGTTTGTCTCCAGTACATTCTTAAAAGTAATTGATTAGATCTTGCTTCACAAATCTTGAAGAAATATGGTTGAAAGTTATATTGGGTGGACAGGCTATGGATGTGGCTTTCAGCTCTGGGTCAGGGTCCTCTGATACACTTATTTAAGCTGCCATTTTCCAAACATGAAGTGTTCAGTTTCTCCATAGCATTCCCAGGTGAGAGAAGCTGATAGGGTAACAAAATTCATTCTTACCATATGCAGGGTTTGGGAGTCACCGTGTGGAACCAATATAATGTCAGGATTAAGAGGACATGTATCTAACCtccttttgcctcagtttcctcatctgtaaaggggAATGATAATCCTTGGTGTGAGGGTGGAATATATTGTTGTGcgtaaagtacttagaataatgtctggcacatagtaaacatatAGTTTATATAGTTAATGTTAGCTGTCACTATTATCATCCTATTTCAGCAGAACATAACAGAAGTAACCAATGATAAATCTCTTGCTTTTGAGGAGTTTACTCACTTGTCAAAATGGGACAAATATAGAATACATAAAATGCAACTTGCCAAGAAGTACACGAGGCAGTGTAATATGTGGTGAAAGAGTTTGGGTTCTCaaatcagacagacctggcttTCAGTCCTGACACAGCATTTGATGACTATGTGACAGTCTCTGACTGTCCTAGCTGAGCTGCAACACTGTTATATGTCCCTATCCGACTATCTAAGCCTCAACACTGTAGTAAATTCCTTTCAGAATTGTTGAGGGGATGCAGTGAAATAATACAGGTAGAACAGTGCTTGACACACAGGAAGTTACCCCAAAACTGGTAATTGGTTATTATGTAAGCACCTTGTTCTCTCCAGCTCAGCAGGTGCTCTCTGCCAACCCTGCCTCCTTTTCCCCCCCATCAGGGAGAAACTGCAGAAGCATGGGGTGTGTATCCGGGTTTTGGGTGATCTGCATTTATTGCCCTTGGATCTCCAGGAGTTGATTGCACAAGCTATACAGACCACTAAGAACTACAACAAGTAAGTTCTCAGATTTCCCTTTGGGACCTGTAGCAATCTTTGCTGGACTCCCTGCTGGTATTAGGGAGATATCAGGCATTCTTTGGTCTGCATTTGGTGTAAGTGACAATGAGGGCATAGTTTGAGATAATTAGAGATTTCTCCTTCCATCTGTGGGACAGACCAGAGATGATTCTGCAATAccatattatatgtatgtatacagacatacacacacagtttCTCATGCTGAAAAGTGCCTGCTCCCCCAATTAtcaattatatatactatatataagtatatgtttatatatgtatgtgtgtgtatgtgtgtgtgtgtgtgtgtgtgtgtgtgtgtgtgtatatatattatttttaacttggcAAGGAATGGGATGGGAGTGTAGCAGTTTTCATCCCTGTCTTTCTGAAGCTAGATCCTTCAAGAAATTCTtattcaggccaggcacagtggctcaggcctgtaatcctaccactctgggaggcagaggcaggtggatgatttgagcttaggagtttgagaccagcctgagcaagagcgagaccccatctctgctaaaaaaatagaaagaaattagctggacaactaaaaatatatataaaaaattagccgggcatggtggcgcatgcctgtagtcccagctacccaggaggctgaggcagtaagattgcttgctTACAGCCTAGGAGTCAGAGGTTACAGGACAATGGCACctctgcattctacccagggcagcaattaagactctgtctcaacgaAAACAAGGCAACTGAGCACCTCTCCTCACAAACCACCCACCCttcatatatataacatttaaaaaagaaaaattaaaaaagtttattttgtgttCCTCCCCTTTAACCTATAGATAGAATGACCTTGGGAGGTCATACAGATCCAGAGGGGAAGAGTTCAATAATCTAAGCTTGATTTTGTGTAGTTTTGGAGTAGAACTTGTATTTGGcactggttttgttttgcattagatctccttcctattttccttttcttctgctaataTCACAATGGATTCACATCCTCTGAAAGCTGGTTGGCAGTAGAAGGGGAGAGGGGTAGGAGGGCAATAAGAGCCATTTAGTCTTTGtcttattataaaactaataacATGTTTATTCCAAGAAAACATGGAAACCACAAAAAACTCATAATCTCAGCTTTCAGAGGTATGCACAGTTAACCTTTGGTGTGTGTTTGTTCTTCCAGGGAAGGGCTGCTCTGTACTCAGTGACTGCAGTCATCAGTCCCTGTCCTTTGGTAAATTATTCTGTTCTTTCCAACTCAGATGTTTCCTGAATGTCTGCTTTGCATACACATCCCGTCATGAGATCAGCAATGCCGTGAGAGAGATGGCCTGGGGTGTAGAGCAAGGCCTGCTGGATCCCAGGTATTCCAAAGTTTTCATGTGGTAACTTACATATACCAAAAGATAAGACCCCTCCTATGCCATGAACTTGGCCAGAGGTCAAATCAGGGGTGCATGTGGAAAGATTTAAGGGGGAATCTCCCAAACAagattcatatttttcatattcatatttttaaaaaagaaaatatgttaatgaTTAGCAGCATAGTGGAATCCTAATTATTAGAGCTTGGGAGGGACTTTGAAATCCATCTATTCGATCCCTCTCATGTTACTATTAATGTAACTATtagtaataatattattaaactaataataggaaaataataggATTAATAAATAACCCAGATATTGTGTTATGAtctgtattttattatgtaatgaACCTTGTGTGTGAGagattcaagtctgttatccattttatacatgagaaaactgaggtcagcattgaagtgacttgcccatggTCATTCTACTAGTAAGTACCAGAGCTGGTATTCATATCTAAAACTGTCTGATTCtacctagcactcttggaggctgaggtgggcagattactcgaggtcaggagttcaaaaccagcttgagcgagaccctgtctctactataaatagaaagaaattaattggccaactaatatatatggaaaaaattagccgggcatggtggtgcatgcctgtagtcccagccacttgggaggctgagacaggaggattgcttgagcccaggagtttgaggttgctg
This region of Microcebus murinus isolate Inina chromosome 2, M.murinus_Inina_mat1.0, whole genome shotgun sequence genomic DNA includes:
- the DHDDS gene encoding dehydrodolichyl diphosphate synthase complex subunit DHDDS isoform X4, with amino-acid sequence MSWIKEGELSLWERFCANIIKAGPMPKHIAFIMDGNRRYAKKCQVERQEGHSQGFNKLAETLRWCLNLGILEVTVYAFSIENFKRSKSEVDGLMDLARQKFTRLMEEQEKLQKHGVCIRVLGDLHLLPLDLQELIAQAIQTTKNYNKCFLNVCFAYTSRHEISNAVREMAWGVEQGLLDPSDISESLLDKCLYTNHSPHPDILIRTSGEVRLSDFLLWQTSHSCLVFQPILWPEYTFWNLFEAILQFQMNHSALQPVSTWIAATVSCASPYPQQSSVHRTQGSF
- the DHDDS gene encoding dehydrodolichyl diphosphate synthase complex subunit DHDDS isoform X5, which produces MSWIKEGELSLWERFCANIIKAGPMPKHIAFIMDGNRRYAKKCQVERQEGHSQGFNKLAETLRWCLNLGILEVTVYAFSIENFKRSKSEVDGLMDLARQKFTRLMEEQEKLQKHGVCIRVLGDLHLLPLDLQELIAQAIQTTKNYNKCFLNVCFAYTSRHEISNAVREMAWGVEQGLLDPSDISESLLDKCLYTNHSPHPDILIRTSGEVRLSDFLLWQTSHSCLVFQPILWPEYTFWNLFEAILQFQMNHSALQDPGFLLTKARKKPFQQDGEP